A genomic region of Homalodisca vitripennis isolate AUS2020 chromosome 5, UT_GWSS_2.1, whole genome shotgun sequence contains the following coding sequences:
- the LOC124363556 gene encoding glyceraldehyde-3-phosphate dehydrogenase-like, with protein MVKLLTKKLSFYYHSELPIYVSQDSPHLLAGGKVGGALQNIIPRSTNAAKALGQVLPDLEGKLTAASVRVPLASGSLIDLTCRLKKEASLDEIRCALCEAMDGSMVGIIDVTNEKVVSSDFIGSHYSCVYDSRASMVVGKKFVKLFAWYDSEYGYACRVIDLIKFMHAEQKS; from the exons ATGGTGAAATTGCTGACAAAGAAGTTGAGTTTCTACTACCATTCCGAACTTCCTATCTATGTGAGTCAGGATTCTCCACATCTGCT AGCTGGAGGGAAGGTCGGCGGTGCCTTGCAGAATATCATCCCCAGGTCGACCAATGCAGCCAAAGCTCTGGGGCAGGTTCTGCCGGATCTAGAAGGTAAACTGACAGCCGCGTCTGTGAGAGTTCCACTTGCCAGTGGCTCACTCATTGATCTCACTTGCAG GTTAAAGAAAGAAGCCTCTCTGGATGAAATCCGATGTGCACTGTGTGAAGCCATGGATGGATCCATGGTTGGGATCATTGATGTGACCAATGAGAAGGTAGTGTCCTCTGACTTCATCGGCTCTCACTATTCATGCGTATATGACTCCAGAGCCAGCATGGTTGTTGGCAAGAAGTTTGTAAAGCTCTTTGCTTG GTATGACAGTGAATACGGATATGCCTGCAGAGTAATCGACCTGATAAAGTTCATGCATGCGGAACAAAAatcatga